The following are from one region of the Centropristis striata isolate RG_2023a ecotype Rhode Island chromosome 19, C.striata_1.0, whole genome shotgun sequence genome:
- the LOC131992440 gene encoding inositol polyphosphate 5-phosphatase K isoform X2, with the protein MDRMQAEQISTGPCGPKVQPGPCALIGVGPGLPPKLAIHEPPLITPSEVLKKQSGSSPVPAAVAPVKVADEMQPGQLKSRSTPTTLVSISRPRPTALGTKLAPKSTRISVDPSKEIDLMPVCIPGPQSANAQLHSPTESSFSRHSPQSPRSPQSYTSQPYLSPNPSLPSSLSLKPSLSPQPQTASSPGGSTQSQVQTEKPAGYNSDFRVYIVTWNVGSAVPPDDITSLFGPNVSDGSVDMFIIGLQEVNSMINKRLKDVLFSDQWSELCMDTLSPFGYVLVASQRMQGVLLLVFSKFCHLPFLRGVQTESTRTGLGGYWGNKGGVSARMTMFGHPVCFLNCHLPAHMRNLEQRMEDFESILQQQQFEGGTATGVLDHDVVFWFGDLNFRIEDYDIHVVKCAIDSNKLPLLWERDQLNMAKITESILDGFIEGPLKFPPTYKFDVGTHTYDTSAKKRKPAWTDRILWRSRRTGSPVPTHNAALQRGLTSWLGGVTKVTQHVYRSHMGFTISDHKPVSALFSLHFPFRVDMPLVELQVNKEWSKVSDATVRFTVASTYQRSSWDWVAIYKVGFRHHKDYQAYIWAKGEHATQVTFSEEDLPRDDCEYILGYYSNNMNSIVGLSTPVQIKIPVHSPTARRSDSSDVSSEDDSTLVLLAPSSRSPSPKTGKHRHRHRRSRSPAVPALSSNPLPSLQGLSLCPRSKESQTCSRSPCSAAKKERLVSPDTVVSPAISPLSPRSPVSPGGGVTAPEALIAAMLGEHRPAQVSPSGLKQIGKTGETDTA; encoded by the exons CTCAAAAAACAGTCTGGATCGAGTCCCGTGCCGGCTGCAGTTGCACCTGTCAAAGTGGCAGATGAAATGCAGCCGGGGCAGTTAAAGTCTAGGTCCACTCCAACAACACTGGTAAGCATAAGCAGACCAAGACCGACTGCTCTGGGAACTAAACTTGCTCCAAAGTCGACCAGAATCTCAGTGGACCCCTCTAAGGAAATCGATTTGATGCCAGTTTGTATCCCAGGACCTCAGAGTGCCAACGCCCAGTTGCATTCCCCGACAGAGTCCTCCTTCAGTCGTCACAGTCCTCAGAGTCCCCGCAGCCCTCAGTCTTACACCAGTCAGCCTTACCTGAGCCCCAATCCCAGCCTGCCCTCCAGCCTCAGCCTCAAGCCCAGCCTCAGTCCTCAGCCACAGACGGCCTCCTCACCTGGTGGCTCCACACAGAGCCAAGTGCAGACTGAGAAGCCAGCAGGATACAACAGTGACTTCAG GGTGTACATCGTCACATGGAATGTGGGATCAGCTGTCCCGCCAGATGACATCACTTCTCTGTTCGGACCAAATGTTTCAGATGGGAGCGTTGACATGTTTATCATCGG ACTCCAGGAAGTCAACTCCATGATAAACAAGCGGCTGAAGGATGTTCTTTTTTCAGACCAGTGGAGTGAGCTTTGCATGGACACACTCAGTCCTTTTGGATATGTTTTG GTGGCATCCCAGCGTATGCAGggagtgctgctgctggttttcTCTAAATTCTGCCATCTTCCATTCCTCAGAGGAGTGCAGACAGAGAGCACACGCACAGGACTTGGGGGATATTGG GGGAATAAAGGGGGCGTCAGTGCGAGGATGACAATGTTCGGCCACCCGGTGTGCTTTCTCAACTGTCACCTGCCAGCTCACATGAGGAACCTGGAGCAGCGGATGGAGGACTTTGAAAgcatcctgcagcagcagcagtttgaaGGAGGCACTGCCACTGGTGTACTGGACCACGA TGTCGTGTTTTGGTTTGGGGATTTAAATTTCCGTATTGAAGACTACGACATCCATGTGGTGAAATGTGCCATCGACAGCAATAAGCTGCCTCTTCTGTGGGAGCGAGATCAG CTCAACATGGCTAAAATCACAGAGTCCATCCTTGACGGCTTCATCGAAGGACCACTGAAATTCCCACCCACATATAAGTTTGATGTGGGCACTCATACGTACGACACCAG TGCAAAGAAGAGGAAACCTGCCTGGACAGATCGCATCCTCTGGCGCTCTCGGCGTACCGGCTCCCCGGTTCCTACCCACAATGCAGCACTACAGCGGGGTCTGACGTCGTGGTTGGGTGGGGTGACTAAAGTGACACAGCATGTGTACCGAAGTCACATGGGCTTCACCATCAGCGACCACAAgcctgtttctgctctgttttcacTGCAT ttcCCATTCAGGGTGGACATGCCCCTGGTGGAGCTGCAGGTAAACAAGGAGTGGAGTAAAGTCTCAGATGCTACAGTTAGATTCACTGTTGCATCAACTTATCAGCGCAGTTCATGGGACTGGGTAGCAATTTACAAG GTTGGATTCAGACATCACAAAGATTACCAGGCGTACATATGGGCCAAGGGAGAGCATGCGACACAG GTGACATTTTCAGAGGAGGATTTGCCACGAGATGACTGTGAATACATCCTGGGTTACTACAGTAACAACATGAACAGCATTGTTGGACTGTCGACGCCAGTTCAG ATCAAGATCCCAGTCCACAGTCCCACCGCGCGTCGCTCCGACAGCTCGGACGTCAGCTCCGAAGATGACAGCACTCTGGTTCTGCTGGCTCCAAGCTCCCGCAGCCCAAGTCCTAAAACTGGCAAACACCGCCACCGCCACAGACGCAGCCGCAGCCCAGCTGTCCCGGCTCTTTCTTCtaaccccctcccctccctgcaGGGCCTCAGCCTCTGTCCTCGCTCCAAAGAAAGCCAGACTTGCAGCCGCTCACCCTGCTCCGCCGCTAAGAAGGAGCGACTGGTCTCCCCCGACACTGTGGTGTCCCCTGCCATCAGCCCGCTAAGTCCCCGCAGCCCTGTGTCTCCAGGAGGTGGCGTGACTGCACCGGAGGCCCTGATCGCCGCCATGTTAGGTGAACACAGACCAGCTCAGGTTAGCCCCTCAGGGCTCAAACAGATAGGAAAGACAGGGGAAACAGACACTGCATAG
- the LOC131992440 gene encoding inositol polyphosphate 5-phosphatase K isoform X1, which yields MLVERLMDRMQAEQISTGPCGPKVQPGPCALIGVGPGLPPKLAIHEPPLITPSEVLKKQSGSSPVPAAVAPVKVADEMQPGQLKSRSTPTTLVSISRPRPTALGTKLAPKSTRISVDPSKEIDLMPVCIPGPQSANAQLHSPTESSFSRHSPQSPRSPQSYTSQPYLSPNPSLPSSLSLKPSLSPQPQTASSPGGSTQSQVQTEKPAGYNSDFRVYIVTWNVGSAVPPDDITSLFGPNVSDGSVDMFIIGLQEVNSMINKRLKDVLFSDQWSELCMDTLSPFGYVLVASQRMQGVLLLVFSKFCHLPFLRGVQTESTRTGLGGYWGNKGGVSARMTMFGHPVCFLNCHLPAHMRNLEQRMEDFESILQQQQFEGGTATGVLDHDVVFWFGDLNFRIEDYDIHVVKCAIDSNKLPLLWERDQLNMAKITESILDGFIEGPLKFPPTYKFDVGTHTYDTSAKKRKPAWTDRILWRSRRTGSPVPTHNAALQRGLTSWLGGVTKVTQHVYRSHMGFTISDHKPVSALFSLHFPFRVDMPLVELQVNKEWSKVSDATVRFTVASTYQRSSWDWVAIYKVGFRHHKDYQAYIWAKGEHATQVTFSEEDLPRDDCEYILGYYSNNMNSIVGLSTPVQIKIPVHSPTARRSDSSDVSSEDDSTLVLLAPSSRSPSPKTGKHRHRHRRSRSPAVPALSSNPLPSLQGLSLCPRSKESQTCSRSPCSAAKKERLVSPDTVVSPAISPLSPRSPVSPGGGVTAPEALIAAMLGEHRPAQVSPSGLKQIGKTGETDTA from the exons CTCAAAAAACAGTCTGGATCGAGTCCCGTGCCGGCTGCAGTTGCACCTGTCAAAGTGGCAGATGAAATGCAGCCGGGGCAGTTAAAGTCTAGGTCCACTCCAACAACACTGGTAAGCATAAGCAGACCAAGACCGACTGCTCTGGGAACTAAACTTGCTCCAAAGTCGACCAGAATCTCAGTGGACCCCTCTAAGGAAATCGATTTGATGCCAGTTTGTATCCCAGGACCTCAGAGTGCCAACGCCCAGTTGCATTCCCCGACAGAGTCCTCCTTCAGTCGTCACAGTCCTCAGAGTCCCCGCAGCCCTCAGTCTTACACCAGTCAGCCTTACCTGAGCCCCAATCCCAGCCTGCCCTCCAGCCTCAGCCTCAAGCCCAGCCTCAGTCCTCAGCCACAGACGGCCTCCTCACCTGGTGGCTCCACACAGAGCCAAGTGCAGACTGAGAAGCCAGCAGGATACAACAGTGACTTCAG GGTGTACATCGTCACATGGAATGTGGGATCAGCTGTCCCGCCAGATGACATCACTTCTCTGTTCGGACCAAATGTTTCAGATGGGAGCGTTGACATGTTTATCATCGG ACTCCAGGAAGTCAACTCCATGATAAACAAGCGGCTGAAGGATGTTCTTTTTTCAGACCAGTGGAGTGAGCTTTGCATGGACACACTCAGTCCTTTTGGATATGTTTTG GTGGCATCCCAGCGTATGCAGggagtgctgctgctggttttcTCTAAATTCTGCCATCTTCCATTCCTCAGAGGAGTGCAGACAGAGAGCACACGCACAGGACTTGGGGGATATTGG GGGAATAAAGGGGGCGTCAGTGCGAGGATGACAATGTTCGGCCACCCGGTGTGCTTTCTCAACTGTCACCTGCCAGCTCACATGAGGAACCTGGAGCAGCGGATGGAGGACTTTGAAAgcatcctgcagcagcagcagtttgaaGGAGGCACTGCCACTGGTGTACTGGACCACGA TGTCGTGTTTTGGTTTGGGGATTTAAATTTCCGTATTGAAGACTACGACATCCATGTGGTGAAATGTGCCATCGACAGCAATAAGCTGCCTCTTCTGTGGGAGCGAGATCAG CTCAACATGGCTAAAATCACAGAGTCCATCCTTGACGGCTTCATCGAAGGACCACTGAAATTCCCACCCACATATAAGTTTGATGTGGGCACTCATACGTACGACACCAG TGCAAAGAAGAGGAAACCTGCCTGGACAGATCGCATCCTCTGGCGCTCTCGGCGTACCGGCTCCCCGGTTCCTACCCACAATGCAGCACTACAGCGGGGTCTGACGTCGTGGTTGGGTGGGGTGACTAAAGTGACACAGCATGTGTACCGAAGTCACATGGGCTTCACCATCAGCGACCACAAgcctgtttctgctctgttttcacTGCAT ttcCCATTCAGGGTGGACATGCCCCTGGTGGAGCTGCAGGTAAACAAGGAGTGGAGTAAAGTCTCAGATGCTACAGTTAGATTCACTGTTGCATCAACTTATCAGCGCAGTTCATGGGACTGGGTAGCAATTTACAAG GTTGGATTCAGACATCACAAAGATTACCAGGCGTACATATGGGCCAAGGGAGAGCATGCGACACAG GTGACATTTTCAGAGGAGGATTTGCCACGAGATGACTGTGAATACATCCTGGGTTACTACAGTAACAACATGAACAGCATTGTTGGACTGTCGACGCCAGTTCAG ATCAAGATCCCAGTCCACAGTCCCACCGCGCGTCGCTCCGACAGCTCGGACGTCAGCTCCGAAGATGACAGCACTCTGGTTCTGCTGGCTCCAAGCTCCCGCAGCCCAAGTCCTAAAACTGGCAAACACCGCCACCGCCACAGACGCAGCCGCAGCCCAGCTGTCCCGGCTCTTTCTTCtaaccccctcccctccctgcaGGGCCTCAGCCTCTGTCCTCGCTCCAAAGAAAGCCAGACTTGCAGCCGCTCACCCTGCTCCGCCGCTAAGAAGGAGCGACTGGTCTCCCCCGACACTGTGGTGTCCCCTGCCATCAGCCCGCTAAGTCCCCGCAGCCCTGTGTCTCCAGGAGGTGGCGTGACTGCACCGGAGGCCCTGATCGCCGCCATGTTAGGTGAACACAGACCAGCTCAGGTTAGCCCCTCAGGGCTCAAACAGATAGGAAAGACAGGGGAAACAGACACTGCATAG